Below is a genomic region from Prolixibacteraceae bacterium.
TTTTTTGTAGGTGTCGAGTACAATGATCTCAGTATTGAACTCAAGTATTGTCCATTTATAGTCATGAAAATGGTATATTTTGTTATTGTTGATCTCTTCCGTTTTATCGCAGATTGATTTTATCTATTTTAATACAATATACCAAAATAGAAGATCCAATGAAGTGTTTTATGTTGTTTTTAGTTGTCCTACTTCAGTGTGTTGTGGGCTATTCTAATCCTTTAAAGAAGGATAAAAATATTGATGTCAGTGCCAAATGGAAGTTAGTATGGGAAGACGATTTTAACTCATCCAAATTAAATTCAGATAATTGGAACCTTGTTAAAAGGAAGAGATCAGATTGGGCAAAACATATGACAGATGATCCGAGGTGCTATGAAATCAAAGATGGATCATTAATACTAAAGGGAGTTGTCAATACTGATGTGAAAAAAGACTCTCGTGAGGTGCTTACTGCAGGTGTCCACTCTCGTAATAAGTTTTCGTTTCTGTATGGAAAGATTGAAGTTCGAGCAAAACTTGAGTATGCAAAAGGGGCATGGCCTGCTATATGGATGATGCCAGAAAAGAATAGCTATGGAGGATGGCCTCGAAGTGGTGAAATTGATATTATGGAGCATCTTAATTTTGATGATATTGTTTATCAGACAATTCATACAGAGT
It encodes:
- a CDS encoding glycoside hydrolase family 16 protein, whose product is MKCFMLFLVVLLQCVVGYSNPLKKDKNIDVSAKWKLVWEDDFNSSKLNSDNWNLVKRKRSDWAKHMTDDPRCYEIKDGSLILKGVVNTDVKKDSREVLTAGVHSRNKFSFLYGKIEVRAKLEYAKGAWPAIWMMPEKNSYGGWPRSGEIDIMEHLNFDDIVYQTIHTEYADVKKQKKSPPNHGTAKGHFDRFNVYGVEWYPNKLVFTLNGKETFVYPKLKDADSEQWPFDHPYYIILSQQLGGKWVGKIDSEDLPVQMYVDYVKVYQLK